The segment agagaaaaatctatcAGCACCCTGCGAACCCAAGACTGAGCTGTACTGAAATCCTGTAAAACCAGCAAGAACACGGATATACCTGAGGGCTGAGAAGCCCAAACAATACATTGGATCAGGGTGTCAGCGGATGTGACAGCGAGGAGACCCACAGCAGGGCCTTCCCTTCACCTCTATGGCAGACACATGGTCTTTCAAACCAACCCACCCCTGGAAACACCGTGAAACAGCAACAACTCCAACCCAGATACGTAATTTCCATAGGTCTGAGTAAGATCTCAAGCACTTGGGGAAGGATTCCCAATCCCACAGGGTGCTGCCCTCAGCCTGCTCCCGCTGGGAATTGCGGTTCATTTCCTAACACCTTCAAAAGGTGAAGAGTCAAGACAAGCCCGAGTGTGGTTGAGAATCCCGGCTATAGGGACTCAGAAGAACCAGACCACAGCATGGTGTGCATCCATACAGGttatgaaacaaagcaaaggctCCACATCCTGCCCAGCCACATTGGGGCTGCTGAGTAATGAACTAACGTTATTGCCACCTCTCCAAACTCTCATTGTTTCCACACGAACAGGAATTTGCTCACACAGAAGCACCGAGGTTACCTGGACTCCTACTCTTCCAAGTGGGTTGAAACCTTACGTTATCCACATCTCCACCTGCTGAAGAGTTTAGTTGCTCAGAGGCCACATCTCTTACTTACAGTTCAGTGTCTACAATGACATCTGGCTTCTCCAGTGTTTGCCGTCGCCTCTGGATGGCATCGACAATCTTCTTCCTGGGGCCCAACGGGATATTGATGCTCTTCAGATCATTATCTGAACACAGCATGAGGGCCTCCAAGTcaatcttttccttcttcaagaTGGAGATGAACTCAAACATGTGCAGCGAAGCCAGAAAAGTCTCCAAGGGGCTGGTGTCTggttcatcatcatcatctaaGCCCAGCTCTACCTCGTCCCAGGGCAGCTCCTCCGCGTTCCTCTCCTGCAGGCTGTTGGCACTGCCAATGCTGTCGTTGAGACTTGGCGAGCGCTGCAGGCGGCTCCGCAGTTTGACACCTACCCCATCCATGTTGTCTTCACCCAGCGTGCCAGCGTCCTCCCGGCCGATCCCAAAAAGCCCACTGCTGACGTAGTTGCGCCGGAACACCATAGTGCCCAGCCCAGGGCGGTTGAACAAGGAGTCGTGGCCAGAGTCGGTGCTGACTTCTGAGTGGGCCGAGTCCATGTGCAAGCCTGGGTCGCTTATGGCACGAGAAACGGTGTCTTCATCTGTGAGGAACATGTCTCTGATGTTACGCCGAGTCCACTCCTTGGGGCTGGCGTATGTGCCCTGCTTCACAAACATGATGTCGTTCCCCAGCTGGAGACCAGATAGGGACCGCACGCTTTTCCTCCCATCCTCGTAGATCTTGAACGTCCCATCCACCTGCTTCTTCTTCTCTAGCTTCTTCTGTATTTTCGTCTTTCCCTTGGCTGTGCCATGGATGGTGGCTTGTGAGTATGGCAGGGAAGTCACCATAGACATGTGTTGGAACTTCTTGCTTAAGGTGCTACTCGAATAGCTAGAGAAGCTCATGGTGTCTGAATTATCCGACATCTCCTTTCTGTACCGTTTCTCCATCCTTTCATGGtgtttcttctgcagcttcACACAGTCCTTAATCCTCCGCTCCGCATCCCGAAAGGCCTTGTCCTTCAGTTTGCTCACCAGCTTGGGGTTGAGGCTGCTTTGCTTGGCAGCGATGGAGTCCAGGTAACGCACACACTCCATGTGTCCCTTCATGGCTGCCATATCCAGCGGCGTGTGGTAGTCATTGTCCAGGCACCAGATGTTGGCCCCAAAAGAGATGAGGAAGGAAAGGCAGTTCAGGTGGCCATTGGCTGCTGCCAGGTGGAGCGGGGTGTTCCCCCAGATGTCACATTTGTCCGGGTCGCCCCTAAACAGCAAGAAAAGCGGTTAGCATGCAGGTAGGCTAACACACTACTGAGACACTCCCAGTTGTGCATGGTGCAAATCAGCACCATGAACTGTTGCCTCCTCAAAATACGAAGCTACACACCTCTGGCCCCTACAGCTTAATTTTAAGAGGGTCTTCTGGAGGGATGTGCCACTGACACAGAGCCAAGCGCCTGACATGCAAGCCTGCAGTAATTTCTATGACCTTAATTTAGCTCTGAGGAGAGTTTTTGGAGAGGGGCAAGCCAGATTCTGTATAGCCCAGGAGTGAGATATGGGGCTGATTCCAGCTCAGACCTTTAGCTTGTTATAAAATTTCAAATCTAAAACATCCAAAGAAAATTCTAGTTAGATTCTATCTTCAAATCTTGCCTCCATCCAGATTCTGTGGAGAGACATCCCAAAACATCTCTCTATACACCACATCCTGTGTGGGACACCATGGGGTCCCACCATGAGGGTCCCTACCAAGTGACCATCCTCAGCACTGGTTCTGAAACCCACCACCTGCCAAAACCTCCACACCGTTCTGAAACCTTCCCACCCTTACTGGTGCCTGGGGAAATTCAGGGCACAAGAGGGCACGTTGTCACTAGAGAATAAGAGCAAAGTTGCTAGCATTGGCCTCGGGATTggggttttgtgggggttttttgctgtACCGCACTTGGTTTCGATTGCACGGCTTGAAGCGCATTGGTATTAGCACATCCTGAGACTCCAGTTTCAGAGAAAGTGGAGATTAGGTTTCTGTGCTCCTCAAGAGCTGGGCACTTGGCTAATGCCACCAGCATCTCTTCCCACACTGTGCTGGACCCTGTCCCAGCAAGCTGCTGATGGGACACAAACACGTCCCCACATCTCCTGCTTCCCGTGACAGGAGGGACACAAACCTGGCACTGAAGGGGAAGCTTATCTTGATATTCCTCTGTATTTGCGGTCGGCTGAAACAAGAGATAGTTCACaccccagctggcagcagcctTCGCCTGAGCGCCGGCGCTAATGATATGCAGCCAGCAGCAGTATCTGTCAGCAATGCCTCTCTCTGCATACACATAAGTCAAAGCCTTTTATTAAGGCTGGGCAGCTCCACCACCCTCCAGAGCAGCTCCCCGCAGGCAGCAGGGTTCTGGCTCAGCAAAGCTCCTGCCCTTTTCCACATCACCCTTTCAACGAGCGCCAGAGGAACCCAGCACTGTCCCCTGCCATGGGGACCCCAGCTCCAAGCCCAGGTGTCCAGGGATGTGTTGGGAAGAGGGCTCAGCCAACATAAGCGTTGGGTTGATTCCTCTAGGCCTACAAGAGAACGAGCCTTGGTGATACCAGGAGTCTGGAGAGCAAGTGCACACTGGAGACCTTCAGTTCTTTACTCCTCACTGCTCTAGGGCCTGTGCTGACAAGAGCTGGGAGCAGCGGAACCCAGAACTGTCTCCCAAACCCCACGTGCGCTGTGCTCGCCTCACTTGAAAGAGTCTGAAAACTTCTTCAGAGAAAGACCTTGGAGATCACAGGAACTGAGGGACTTCTTTCCCCTGCCAGCATCCCATCTTCATCGCTCCTGCCCATGCACGAGACCCAGTTACAGCCCCAACCTGCACATTCACCCTCCCATATGGAGGGCCATCTGCACGCTGAGACAACTAGTTTGCAATCCTCAGGTTTGCTGATATCTCAGCTATGTAATACCGAAGGGAAATTATTCTGCAACAGGCAGAAGTGGTAAAGACAGTGTCCAGAGCCTGAGCACCCTGGTTGTATTCCCTGAGAGCTGCTATGAGCTGAGCTCAGCTTTCCCCATGTGGGAGGACCAGCAGCTGCCCTCCACCACACACTTATTTTCACAAAACTTATAGGAACTTGGTAACTACAACTTTCAGCCTGCTGGAAATATCACCAAGAATGAGTCAAGACACTCAAACTGTATAAGACCCACAACCCCTGCAGGACTTCTGTATCCAGAGCTCTTGACATCTCCCATAGCAGCAGAGAAAGGGTTCAGAGATGGGTGCTGGGAGGAGAAGGGCAGGAGATGACAGGGCTGAGGAGCTGTGAAGCCAGCAGAAGGACAGGGGGAGCACCCAGTTCTTCGGCAATGCTACATTTCCAGGAGTGGTAACTCCCCAGCCCTCGCCTCTACCCTCGTAGTGACATGTCCAGGCAGGGAAATTCATGGGGAGGATAAATATTTGATGAATTGCAAGAGAGGAGTAAATTATTGATGGAGTTGGATTAAAGAGCCGGTGAAACTGGAACCACTGGGGCTGGCGGTGGGACTCCAGCGCGTgaagttttgttggtttgtttacATGTGGTCTGAACGGACACATGTGTGCCCGACCTGTGCAGATGAGCCCAGGGACCATGAGGGTCCCCCCATGCACCTGGGCTCACAGTGTGGACAGTGACTTAGCAGTCGACTCACTAGAAAGAATCTCACTCCCCAAGCCAAGTGTACGGACGCTCAATCCATAAAGTCCATCCCAGAGCCCATTCTCATCTCTGTCTGGTTCAGGTCGTGAAGGGCAAAGCCATGGAGGTCTTGAGAATGTTCTTGAGAAGACCTTGAGAAGGTCTACTTTCCTCAGAGAGTGAGGGGAAAGAGCATCAAAACCAGCTTTCCCTGGACATTTCCACAGTCTAAAAACAGGAGTATTAGGGCAAAATTAAACCTCTAGGTCTCTTTGCCCTATAAATGTCTGCCACAGGTGCTGAAAATGcaccagaagaaaagaagaagggcAAGTTGCAAAGCAGAGGTGTTTGATCCAGCACAGATAATAAACATGAGGCCCTGCCTCTGGCCAGTCTGTCCCAGCAAAACTTCACCTGCAGGGCACTGTACACCAGGACATGCTGACTGCAGGGTCCACTAAGTGGGAACGTATTTTAATAACAGGTGTGAAGTGCAGCACTTCTCACCTTCAAAGCATTTTGAAGTGCTGAGTCAACTCCTGTAATAATCATTATTAAAAACGCTGCTAATTGAGCCCCTTAGGTGGATGTGTGCATCTCCTGAGTCATTGCATTTGCGCCATGATGTGCACACTCACTCCCTTCCTGCCGGTTTTTCCCCCTCCACTTCTCCCATGGGATCCCAATTAGCCCGGGAATCCGGCAACACTTACGTATGTCCTTTCCCGGCTGCACGTGGGAAGTTCCTCTGATGGCAACAGGCTGGCTCAGCCCCGGCTCATGGGTGTGCGGGAAGGATCAGGCCCCCGGACCAGGAGCCAGCTGGGTGCAGAGTATCTCTGGCTCCCATAAAATGGTTTTGGATacagaaagaaggggaaaataatGTATGGCTTGAGGAAGAAacccaccagcttcagcagagCCAGTCAGGGCAACGTCCCTGCTCATTgaaggggggttggactagatgacctttgaaggtcctttccaacccaaactattctatgatggTAACTCAAGCAAAGCCTAGAAATAAGCAGAAAAGATGAGGTTTTTGGAGTCAGAGCACAGCCATGAATCCTGCCTCCCAAGTTTGTCCAGGTGGTGGTAGGTCAAGGACTCGGCTTTTCTCCAACAAGTTCAGATCCCCCAAAATCCAGCCCAGGTGCTGTCGGTGAGGTTCATCTTAGGTCTCTCTGCCTCTTGTACCAGCAGAAGGCTGGGACACCAGTTATCGTTACTGGTGACCATTACTGCGGCTCTGCGCTCCACCATTCCCAGACCTCACATTGACTCCGGGCAGCTGGCTCAGGTTCCTGAAGCTGTGACACCAGCTCCAccctgctccttccccttcccagaaGGTCACCACCCAGGAGAAGGTCCTCCTCACTCCTGGCACCCACGTGGCCACCAACCCATGGCGTGCAGAGGACGCACATCACCTTCACGTGCTTTGCTGTGACCTTCGGTGCAGCCCTGCCATGGCCAGGGCGATGCGACTCCCTCGAGTAGTCTGGCTGATGTCAGGAGCCACCTCATCCCCTCCAGCCCATTGCTGAGCCACTCGCACCCCTCTGCTGTCAACATCCAAAGCACCCGTGAGCCCCATTTTTGTaagaagggaaactgaggcacaccTCTGCAAAAAAACACCGTGTGACAAAGCTGACCATGGACCTGCCTAGCAGAAGGACACATCCTCACCCCTCCTGGGGTCCATTCCAAGGCAAGACAGTCCTGGCTGTTCCCAGCCAAGGCCCCCAGACCCACGGTTGACTGGAGCTGGACTGATGCCTGCCACAGTTCATAAAAAACCATGCTGAAGAATTACTGCCTCTGAAAAGCTGCAATGCTAAATGCCAGTTAGCCTGCCTTTTCCCAGCCATCACGTTAATTGAGTTtgcttcccctgctggagcccagccaggaggaagaaaaaggctttttgtGTTGCAAAGACGACGGATGAGCCACCACTCGTCCCTCCATCCCAAACCCTCTCTCCAGCTCCATGTAAAGGTGGCACGGAGCcacagacacatggacagagcCATAAACCTGCTTCGTTACCCCTTCAGTATGGGCTGAGACAACAAACTTTCCTTAAGGATCTACCAATGGATTTATTATACTTTCTTTTCCTCGCTACGTTTCAGCCCTACACCACCATCTGCTAAACATGCTGGCATGTGAATGAGGCTCCCTCAGCAACAACAGAGCCCAGATAACCCTAAATATCCACCAGCCCAGCCTGCAGAAGGGCATGACAATCAGAGCTGTGATTTTtgcccacagccctgctctCTCAGGGTCCCTTTAGCATCACTGGGACATTTATTTCTCAGcagcctggccccagcactCAACCTCACGGCTTGTCCGGGCATAGGTACCACTGCTCAGCACTGGCAAGGAGGATTTGGTGTTTCTTGCTCCCCCATCACCCCTGTGCCTCAGCAACCCCCTGCAGCCCCATCGGAGGCTGACCAGCCCCATCAGACCCCAAATCTTTCTCCCACCCCATCCTTGTAGCCTTCACATCCCCCAGGGAACAGGGCTCTCTGTGCCAAAGGAGGAAATTTTTTGACAGCAGAGACCAGAGAAAAATGCCCTGATATTTTGGGACATTCAGAAGTCCTCCCCTCTTGCCTCCCAATTGTTATAGTGCAGGTGCAATAGTAACGCATCCAACACAGAATTAAGTTTCATTTCTGACCAATACCGCTGCACATCATCCTAAGCACTCACAGAAAATGACAGTCTGCCCACAGGCTCCCCTGCAGGATGTCCCCTCTCTGCCACCTGTGCCCCCAGGCTGGAGCTTTCCTGCCTCTCGCAGACCCAACGCCATCCCAGGGAGCAGAGGTGTGTTTGCCCCTGTACCAAGTGGAGCTGTGAGGCAAAGGGGCTTCACTCATATCTGCATGGTCCTGAGCAAGGATCTGACACACAGAGATGAATGCAGGGATGTAAACGCATCCTCCAGCCCCGCAGACACACACTTTGCTCCACTATCAATCATGTAAAGGGCACTAGGCTTTTAACCAGGCTATTTTTCCCCAGTAGGAATAAATGTATACCAGGCTGTTAATTAAACAGCAGTCAAGCTGTGCTCGGACATGATTGAGCCCACAAGAACCTTCTAATCCAATGTGAATTTATAAAAGGGGCCACTCCAGAAAAGCAGCCCTTGGGCTTCATGGAGAGGCAGAAACTGCTGGTGTGGGTGTCCTGCGATGGAGGCGGGCAATATAGGGAAATATAATGATAGAAAGAGATATAGAGTCAGTCTGAAAGGCCTATGCGCAGGAAGAACACCCCTCCAGAAAGGCTTTGCCCTGTTCCTCCAGGGCAAGGGCCTTTCAGACTGAATTTGTGGATGTTAAAGGGTCTTTGGAACCATTTCTAATTCATGCATCTTAAGGTGCACTGCTCAGAGTGCTTTCTTGCTCTCTTCCCTCCAGACTCTGAAATCATCTTTTCCTGAGCACACCCCTATTGCATCAGGACTTAAAGTTACTCTGTCCACAGTGTTCCTGAGCCCAGGATCTGAATAGAAAATGCTTTACAAGGGAAAGGCAGCAATGTGTGTGGGAGCTCTGCCTGCAAACCAGAGCCAGGGGACCTGATTGAAGGTTTTGTACAAGCAAACCAGAGTATCCAAAAAAGCTGAGAGCCCAGGAACTGGCTCAGCAGAGGCAACCAACGGGCTGTGAGAGCTGTAAATGCCACCCAGAGTAGATGCAGAAAATCTCTTTTTGGGAGCTGGTGGTACATCCAGGCTGCCAACCCCAGCACTTTTCCTCaatattagaaataaatcaaaatcaGTGGCACCACCCCTATCTCAGCACAAGGCAGAGGCCACTCCACCTTGGATGAGGTGCTCAGGGAAGTAACTAGAGTGGGAAGGAAGCACCGGGATGTGCTCCCTTGGGAGGCTGGTAAGAACAGGAGCAGATTTGCCTTAGCACAGACCTTCTTGTGTGGTTCCCCCAACACCACGATGTAGATCACTCCAGCCTGACCAGCCCCTTCAATCCTGCTGTCCTCTCTCCACCGCATCCCCACTTACAGAGCCAGAGGCCCTCCGATTTGACATCCCAGGGTGAGGGACCAGGAGAGACACATCAGCATCGAGCAGCCCCCACTGGGGAGACTGAGCTTAAAGAAATCTGTTCTTGGAGAACCTGCAGCTGAATTTCCTGGGCTCCAGGTACacaacaggctgtccaggggtCACACATTCAAATCTCGCTTTGGGTAAAACACGTAAGTGTCACCTGCTGCCAGCTGGCACTGCACACACCCCTGCATGAGCCCTCCCTGGGACAGAAGGAGCAGTT is part of the Columba livia isolate bColLiv1 breed racing homer chromosome 18, bColLiv1.pat.W.v2, whole genome shotgun sequence genome and harbors:
- the USH1G gene encoding pre-mRNA splicing regulator USH1G isoform X1, coding for MNDQYHRAARDGYLDLLKEATKKDLNSPDEDGMTPTLWAAYHGNLDALRLIVSRGGDPDKCDIWGNTPLHLAAANGHLNCLSFLISFGANIWCLDNDYHTPLDMAAMKGHMECVRYLDSIAAKQSSLNPKLVSKLKDKAFRDAERRIKDCVKLQKKHHERMEKRYRKEMSDNSDTMSFSSYSSSTLSKKFQHMSMVTSLPYSQATIHGTAKGKTKIQKKLEKKKQVDGTFKIYEDGRKSVRSLSGLQLGNDIMFVKQGTYASPKEWTRRNIRDMFLTDEDTVSRAISDPGLHMDSAHSEVSTDSGHDSLFNRPGLGTMVFRRNYVSSGLFGIGREDAGTLGEDNMDGVGVKLRSRLQRSPSLNDSIGSANSLQERNAEELPWDEVELGLDDDDEPDTSPLETFLASLHMFEFISILKKEKIDLEALMLCSDNDLKSINIPLGPRKKIVDAIQRRRQTLEKPDVIVDTEL
- the USH1G gene encoding pre-mRNA splicing regulator USH1G isoform X2; the encoded protein is MNDQYHRAARDGYLDLLKEATKKDLNSPDEDGMTPTLWAAYHGNLDALRLIVSRGGDPDKCDIWGNTPLHLAAANGHLNCLSFLISFGANIWCLDNDYHTPLDMAAMKGHMECVRYLDSIAAKQSSLNPKLVSKLKDKAFRDAERRIKDCVKLQKKHHERMEKRYRKEMSDNSDTMSFSSYSSSTLSKKFQHMSMVTSLPYSQATIHGTAKGKTKIQKKLEKKKQVDGTFKIYEDGRKSVRSLSGLQLGNDIMFVKQGTYASPKEWTRRNIRDMFLTDEDTVSRAISDPGLHMDSAHSEVSTDSGHDSLFNRPGLGTMVFRRNYVSSGLFGIGREDAGTLGEDNMDGVGVKLRSRLQRSPSLNDSIGSANSLQERNAEELPWDEVELGLDDDDEPDTSPLETFLASLHMFEFISILKKEKIDLEALMLCSDNDLKSINIPLGPRKKIVDAIQRRRQTLEKPDVIVDTEL